Below is a genomic region from Candidatus Lernaella stagnicola.
GCGTCGAGCGCAGCGAGGAATGGACGTGGGACTACATCGCCCGCTCCATGTTCCGGACGGACATCGCGCCGAAACCGCATATTCCCGAGGCGGCGGCGAAAAACATCCAATACTATTCAATGACCACCTGCCTGAAACCCTTCGACAAGAAAGGCTTCACGGCCCTGTATTGGCGTTATGTAGAGCCGAAGGATCAAGACGGCTACATTTACAATCCGGCGCAACGCCGCCCAATTCGTTTTTCCTTCGGCACCCGCGGTGACGCCTGGAACAACACCGACCTCCTGTACGAAGACGTGCGCGGTTACATGGGCTATCCCGAGTGGATGAAATGGAAAATTCTCGCCAAAGGGACCTTCCTGGCGCCGATGAACTCCGAGATCCCGCACGGCCGCCAGGCGGTGAAACAGGTGTTCGATTTCGACAATGCGCCCTATTGGAACTTCAAAGCGAAATACGAACCACGTCCCATGTACGTGTTGGAAGTAATACCGAAATTCCGGGACTACCCGTACAGCAAGATGATCTTCTACGTCGACGCGGAATCCTATTTCATCCTGTACAAGGAAGCGTACGACAAAAAGGGACAGCTCTGGAAAATTCTGATCAACGCTTGGAACAAGTCGCCGAATGCCGCGTCGCAACCCGCCGATATCGGGACCTCGGTCGTGATCGATTTGCAGGGCGAGCACGCGACGGCGTTCGGTTGGTTCAAGTCGAAGGTGAACGTCGGTCTGAAACCGTCCCAATTCACCTTGGCCAATCTGCGCAAGAACGCCCGGTAACCGCCGGTTGAATTCAAAGGCGGGGCGGCCGGCCGGTCGTCCCGTCATCCGATAGCAACTGACGAAAGGGCGCGGCTTACCGTGCCCGTTTGTGCATTTTGTCAAAGGAGATGAACGGAATGAAATTCCGACTCGGCTTGTGCCTGGTTGTCGCCGGTGTTTCCCTCGCGATACTCGGCGGGGCGACGGGTGTCGTATTCGCGCTCACCAACGGCGATTGCCCGACGCTTGCGTACCGTGACCGCCTCTTCGACGCGACGTTCGCTACCGAAGACCAGGGATGGGTGGTTGGCTATCCGGGCATCGTGCTCACCACGCCCGACGGTGGCAAATCATGGAAACGAGCCTGTGACCTTTCCGAGCAAGCCTTGTTTGCGGTGGATTTCCTAGACGCGGACCACGGTTGGATTGTGGGACGCGCCGGCAAAGTCATTTCGACGGCTGACGGTGGAGGAAACTGGTTCAAACACGACGCCGTGTGCGAGGAACCGCTTTTCGACGTTGATTTCGTCGATTCACAGCATGGCTGGGCCGTGGGCAATTTCGGGCGTGTGATTCGCACGGTGGATGGCGGCAAGACGTGGATTAAGGAAATTCTCGAGCCCATGGCCAACGCCTCCATCAACGCGCTGTATATGCACGACGCGCAAAACGGCTTTCTTGTCGGCGAGTATCCGGCGTGGGAAGCGGCGCTGGATGAGGACGTGTCGGCCGATACGCTGAGCAACATGTTCCGCACGCACGATGGTGGTGCGACCTGGGAAATCGTCCAGGTGGGAACGCACTTCGCGCTCTACGATATCGTTTTCCGCGACGCGCAGCATGGTTGGGCGGTGGGCACGAAGGGTACGCTGGTGCGCACGGTCGACGGCGGCGAGACGTGGGAGAAAATCGCGACAGGCACCGAGGTGAACCTGTTTAAAGCGGCTGTCGCGCCGGATGCGGTCTATGCCGTGGGCGTGGCGGGCGTCGTGCTCAAAATCGTTGGCGACAAGGTGGAGATCATTGACTTGAAGGCCTATTCGTGGCTGGCTTCCGCGGCGTTCTCACCCAAGGGTAACGGTATCATCATCGGCGGGCGTGGCACTTTGTTTTTCAAAGAAGAAGCCGGCGCGGATTGGAAACGATTGCCGTTTAGTATCTGATTTTTCCGGGGGCGTCGGGAGCGCATTAACGCGCTTTGTGCCGCGGCCGTAATAAAGGGACAGTGATGAAAGAGGGTAGTTGGATTACGAAATCCGGGCGTCTGGTGATTCGCTATCGATATGCGACGCTCGCGATCATTCTATTGTTGACGGCTTTCTTCGGTTATCAGGCGACAAAGGTCGAGTTGAAAACACCGACGATCGACCTGTTTCCCAAGGATCACGAGTACGTCCAAACCTATGTCGAGTACGAGGAAGTGTTCGGCGGCGCGAACGTATGTCTGATTGCTTTGACGGTCGAACAGGGCGATGTGTTCAACACCGAAACCTTTGCCAAGATTCGTGATTTTACGAAGGCGTTGGAGTTGTTGCCCGCGGTTAACAACTACCAGGTGCTCTCGATCGCGCAGCGCAAGATCAAGAAAACCTATTTGGAGGAATCCGAGGGTCTCGCGCACCACAAGTCCGAACCCATTATGTGGCCGAATATTCCGAAGACCGCGGAAGAGATCGCGCAAGTTAAGCACGATATTTACACCACCGGTCGCTTGCACGGCACCTTGGTGTCGCTGGACGACAAGGCCGCGCTGATCGCCGCCGGCTTCCTGGATTTTGGGTTGGTGAATCCCGCCGAATCGTTGCGCCAGATTATGCAACGGGTGGCGGAAGTGGAGGAACGTGATCCGGAAGAGAGCCTGCGCAATCTTCAGGCCGCCATCGAAGGGCAGCCCTTCACGCTCGACGACACGCTTTACGGCGCCATTTTGAAGATTGCCCAAAGCGTCGAAGACGACAATACGAAGGTTCATATGATCGGCCGGCCGATTCTCCTTGGCGTGGTCGAAAAGAATTTCAACCAGCTTTATTGGATCTTCTTCCTGACCATCGCCTCGATCATCTTCGTGCTCTTCTTGTACTTCCGCGACTTGCGCGGCGTGCTCGTGCCGGTCGTAACGATGCTGATCTCGGCTTGCTGGGGGCTGGGCATCCTGGGCCTGATCGGCTCGCACTTCAATCCACTGGTGATTGTCGTTCCCTTTGTCATCAGCGCGCGAGCGCTATCGCACTCGGTGCAGTTGATCGAACGATTTATGGAGGAATACCGCAACCGACGAGACCGCTCCGAGGCGGCCGTGGCCACGTACGCGGGCTTGTTCAAGCCGGGTATGCTTTCGATCATCACCGACGCCGCCGGCGTGTTCATCGTCATCCTGACGCCGATCCCACTTATGGAAAAGCTGGCCATCATGGGCGGCTTCTGGGTACTTTCGATCATCGTCTCCGACATGATTTTCAACCCTGTGGTTCTTT
It encodes:
- a CDS encoding DUF1329 domain-containing protein translates to MSRKTFAFIVVAAMLLAVPVLVTGGAITRGNWGSSVGFAVDKNPAGFQPNQVIDASNIGPVEKLLPPSIVLLAKKYKYKLWTKNYEAYVPSNSYIAATNKYLGQPQAIDVGASARKKGLKSYNAGLPFPNPKNGYEVSWNYTYNYLGDDAANEFGVYWINAKRGVERSEEWTWDYIARSMFRTDIAPKPHIPEAAAKNIQYYSMTTCLKPFDKKGFTALYWRYVEPKDQDGYIYNPAQRRPIRFSFGTRGDAWNNTDLLYEDVRGYMGYPEWMKWKILAKGTFLAPMNSEIPHGRQAVKQVFDFDNAPYWNFKAKYEPRPMYVLEVIPKFRDYPYSKMIFYVDAESYFILYKEAYDKKGQLWKILINAWNKSPNAASQPADIGTSVVIDLQGEHATAFGWFKSKVNVGLKPSQFTLANLRKNAR
- a CDS encoding YCF48-related protein produces the protein MKFRLGLCLVVAGVSLAILGGATGVVFALTNGDCPTLAYRDRLFDATFATEDQGWVVGYPGIVLTTPDGGKSWKRACDLSEQALFAVDFLDADHGWIVGRAGKVISTADGGGNWFKHDAVCEEPLFDVDFVDSQHGWAVGNFGRVIRTVDGGKTWIKEILEPMANASINALYMHDAQNGFLVGEYPAWEAALDEDVSADTLSNMFRTHDGGATWEIVQVGTHFALYDIVFRDAQHGWAVGTKGTLVRTVDGGETWEKIATGTEVNLFKAAVAPDAVYAVGVAGVVLKIVGDKVEIIDLKAYSWLASAAFSPKGNGIIIGGRGTLFFKEEAGADWKRLPFSI